GAGATCGGGAGGCTGAACAACGCCGGCCTTGCGGCGATCGGCAATGAGATCCAGCGCGTCGTGACCGGCACCGAGCGGACATCGGCGGGAGACGCCCTCAAGAAACTGAAGGACCGGCAGAAGAGCATAATCGGGAAGGCTCGGCCCGCAAAGCCGAGAGAGTACGACGAGATCTGCGCGCGACTGCAGGCCCTTGCCGCGGAGATCGCGCAGGTACGCGGGTCACGAGAGACTATCGCGAACCTCCTGACCGAACAGGAAGCACTCAGTCGTCGGATCGAGACCGACTCCGAGAGGATGGCTACGCTAAGCGGGTTGATCGAGCGCCTGCGGCGGTGGACGGACTTGAGTCAGCGAGCTTCGGAACTGGACAAACTGCATGTGGAGGTCTTCGGAAGTCTCAAGCGGATCAGGGAGCTTTCGGCCGAGTTGAAGCAGGTTCACAAAGAGCTCGAGCACTATGCTGACCTGATCGGAAAGGCGGACGAAATCGCGGACAACCTGTCGAAGCTGGAGAGCAGGCGAGCCGAACTCGAGGGAAGGCTCTGGGAGCTGCAGAAGGCAGACAGGGACTCGCCCGGCGCGCCGGGCGTTCGGACGGCGCTGTGGCTCTACGGCGGCGCGGTGCTTGGCCTGGCAGGGGTGGCGCTCGGTCTATCAGTTGACTACAGGCTGCTTCTGCTGCTGATCCCGTCCGCGGGGCTCGTGATTCGGTTTGCGCAACTGCGCGCCTCCGGCAGTGTCGGCGCCGGCAGGCAGCTCGAGCAGATGGCTGAATCGGCACAGCGAGACCTGACCCAGGTCGAGGCGGAGCAGTCCAACATCCTCAGCTACATGAAGTGCCCCAACACGACCAGAGCGTGGGCCAGGCTAAAGGCATATCGGGCGCTGGCGGCGCGGGCGCACGAGTATGAGATCACGCTGAAGGCCTCTCTCAACTCGCGCACTATCGAGGACTGGGAGACCCAGGAGTCGGAGCTGGCCCGCGAGCTTTCGGGGGTGAGGCGGCAGATAGAGGAGGAGTTCCCGGACTACTCGCCGACGACCGAAGAGGCCGAGGGTTGGCGCACGGAGTTCCAGGGGCTCCAGAGTAGACTCCCGGTGGACGAGGCGCGCCTGAATCAGATCACCGGCGAACTGGAGGCCGAGAACCGCAACTCGCGGGACCTGGCGGCGCTGGAAGGTGAACTGGAGTATGTCCAGAGCCGCAAGAAGGACCTGGAGTTCCTTCACAAGGCATACGGCGAGGCGATATCCGCTTTGGAGGTCGTGACTCAGGACGTCTCCACACGATACCTGCCGACTCTACGGGGGCGGGCGGCCGACTGCCTGAAGGCCGTCACCGGCGGGCGGTACTGCGAGGTCAACATCAGCGCGGACTGGCAGATCAGCCTGGACTGCGTGGAGCGCAGCGGCGTGTCACCCTCACTTCTCAGCGCGGGGACCCTGGATCAGCTCTACTTCGCGCTGAGGCTCGCGTGCGGAGAACTTCTGTCGTCCGGAAGGCCGCTCCCGCTGATTCTCGACGACCCGTTCGTGAACTGCGACCGCGAGAGGCTGGACAGGATACTCGGCATGCTCGCGGAGTTGTCGGAGAAGACGCAGGCTCTGCTGATGACGCACGACCCCTACATCCTCGCGTGGGCCCGCGATCTCCAGGCCGCCGGGTCAACTCCCTGCATGGTGCATGAACTGCAGGCATCGGGAGCGGCGGATGGAACCGATGCCTCCGCGAGTTCGTAGTACATTATGTGACATCCCCGAGTCGAAAGGTCAACAATGAAGAAGCCGGCTATCCTGCTGTTAGTGATCCTGGCCGCCGCCTCGTGTACCAAGGCAAACAACCCGCCCGCGGAGAAGACCCCCGGCCCCTCGAACGTGCTCGTGGTCATCAACGAGAAGAGCGAGACCTCGAAAGAGGTGGGGGAGTACTATGCGCAGAAGCGCGGGATCGCCGAGAAGTTCGTCCTTCGCATCGAATGTCCGGACAAGGAACGCATTGATACCCGCGAATACGAGCTCATTCAGAAGCCGGTGAAGGAGCGCCTCGACAAAGGCGACCTGAAGATAGACTACATAGTGCTGACGAAGGGCGTTCCGTTCGCGCTCAGCAACGGATTCGCAGTGGACAGTCTGCTCGCGAGCATGGAAGCCGGGCTGGACCCTCGCACCAACAAGGGACCCCTCAAGAACCCGTATTTCGGCCAGGCCGACCATTTCTCGCACGAGAAGTACGGGTTGTACCTGGTGACCAGGCTGGACGGCTACACGAAGGAAGACGCGAAGGCCCTCGTGGATCGGGCCCTCGCCGCCAAGCCTGAGAAGCAGGTCTTCCTCTTCGATATCGCCACCAACCAAACGAGGGCCGGATACAAGGAGTTCAACGAGGACATGCGCAAGGCCCATGAGGTGTTGAAGGGAAAGGGATTCGTCTCGATGCTCGAGACCACCGAGGACTTCGTGGGCAGGCGAAAGAACCTGATGGGCTACTGCTCCTGGGGAAGCAACGACGGCAAGTTCGACCTTGCCAAGTACCGCGGCAACCAGTTCCTGCCCGGCTCTATAGCGGAGACGGCCGTGTCCACGAGCGCCCGAACGTTCGTGCAGACCGACGAGGGGCAGTCGCTGATCGGAGACCTGATCAAGTCAGGCGTGACCGGCGTCAAGGGGTACTGCAACGAGCCGACGCTGACGGCGGTGGCGATCCCCTCGATACTGTTCGACCGCTACGTGTCCGGCTACAATCTTGCTGAGAGCTTCTACATGGCGTCGCGCTGCATCTACTGGCGGGACATCGTCATCGGAGACCCGCTCACAGCGCCCTATGCGTCCGAATTGGGGAAGTAGGGGTCACCAACCGAACAGCGTGCGGAACTCCACCAGCGCGAATGCAAGGGCGAACGCGACGACAACGATCACTGCGAAGAACCGAATACGCTTCCTCCGACGGCGCGCGGCATCCTCGAAGGGCATCCAGACCTCGTAGTCGTGCTCGTTCTGGTCGTTGACGCCGTAGGTATCTTCCTCGTCGGGAATACGTTCCTTGCCTTCGTCGAAATGCCAGCTCATAGATGCGCTCCGCGCGCTCAACCGCCGTCATCGGCGGAGAACGCGCCCTTGATTACCTCGACGGTCACCGGCTTGCCGTTGATGAAATAGACCTCGGCCACGTCGAACCGACAGCCGACTTCGCCCAGCGACCGCTCGCTCAGGTACGCCAGCGCAGCCTTGACGATCCTGCCCCTCTTGCGGCGCGTGACCGACTCGGAGGCCGCGCCGTCAGCATCGCTCCGGCGCGATTTGACCTCGATGAACGCGAGGTCGCCGCCCTCCCTGGCCACGATGTCTATCTCGCCCTGTCGGCAGTGATAGTTGCGTTCGAGAACCTCGTAGCCGAGCGACTCCAGATGTCGAGCCGCGCGATCTTCTCCGTGCCGCCCAAGAACCGACCTCAGCGTCACCACAGCGTCCCCATCGTTCTCGCGACGGGAGCGAACGACCTCCGATGGATCGGGCAGGCGCCGTGCTCCCTCAGGCGGTCCATGTGCCA
This window of the Armatimonadota bacterium genome carries:
- a CDS encoding TIGR03790 family protein, translated to MKKPAILLLVILAAASCTKANNPPAEKTPGPSNVLVVINEKSETSKEVGEYYAQKRGIAEKFVLRIECPDKERIDTREYELIQKPVKERLDKGDLKIDYIVLTKGVPFALSNGFAVDSLLASMEAGLDPRTNKGPLKNPYFGQADHFSHEKYGLYLVTRLDGYTKEDAKALVDRALAAKPEKQVFLFDIATNQTRAGYKEFNEDMRKAHEVLKGKGFVSMLETTEDFVGRRKNLMGYCSWGSNDGKFDLAKYRGNQFLPGSIAETAVSTSARTFVQTDEGQSLIGDLIKSGVTGVKGYCNEPTLTAVAIPSILFDRYVSGYNLAESFYMASRCIYWRDIVIGDPLTAPYASELGK
- a CDS encoding YraN family protein; this encodes MVTLRSVLGRHGEDRAARHLESLGYEVLERNYHCRQGEIDIVAREGGDLAFIEVKSRRSDADGAASESVTRRKRGRIVKAALAYLSERSLGEVGCRFDVAEVYFINGKPVTVEVIKGAFSADDGG
- a CDS encoding AAA family ATPase — protein: MQLIELRLENFRRFVEARFEFCPGMNLIWGPNESGKSTVHEAVCAALFGRERGQNLEHWDGGPCSAVLTYRNGDRTYRLSRGLSEASCSLGAVTAGGEPSDVISDKDAVASAVAEHLGISQRSVFENTISVRQSEIGRLNNAGLAAIGNEIQRVVTGTERTSAGDALKKLKDRQKSIIGKARPAKPREYDEICARLQALAAEIAQVRGSRETIANLLTEQEALSRRIETDSERMATLSGLIERLRRWTDLSQRASELDKLHVEVFGSLKRIRELSAELKQVHKELEHYADLIGKADEIADNLSKLESRRAELEGRLWELQKADRDSPGAPGVRTALWLYGGAVLGLAGVALGLSVDYRLLLLLIPSAGLVIRFAQLRASGSVGAGRQLEQMAESAQRDLTQVEAEQSNILSYMKCPNTTRAWARLKAYRALAARAHEYEITLKASLNSRTIEDWETQESELARELSGVRRQIEEEFPDYSPTTEEAEGWRTEFQGLQSRLPVDEARLNQITGELEAENRNSRDLAALEGELEYVQSRKKDLEFLHKAYGEAISALEVVTQDVSTRYLPTLRGRAADCLKAVTGGRYCEVNISADWQISLDCVERSGVSPSLLSAGTLDQLYFALRLACGELLSSGRPLPLILDDPFVNCDRERLDRILGMLAELSEKTQALLMTHDPYILAWARDLQAAGSTPCMVHELQASGAADGTDASASS